The following nucleotide sequence is from Homo sapiens chromosome 2 genomic patch of type NOVEL, GRCh38.p14 PATCHES HSCHR2_11_CTG7_2.
GTTGACGTGATTTGCCTGACATAAATCatacttcaaaaaattatttattttccagctCCCCCTCATGAGCTGACTgaagaagaaaagcaacaaaTCTTGCACTCTGAggaatttttaagtttctttgacCATTCTACAAGAATTGTAGAAAGAGCTCTTTCTGAGCAGATTAACATCTTCTTTGACTATAGTGGGAGAGATTtggaagacaaagaagggtaATGTTTAGTTGCTAAGATTTTTAGCTTCAATAATGTTAAATTACTTTAAGATTAAGAGTGATAAAAGTTATAACACCATCTTTTTGGGGGGTTTggtctttttttgtagagagattCAAGCAGGTGCTAAACTGTCATTAAATCGACAATTTTTTGACGAACGTTGGTCAAAGCATCGGGTGGTTAGTTGTTTGGATTGGTCATCTCaggtaaaatataacaaaataggCCGCtcttaactcatttttaaaattataattagcaggtcattttattttaattatgggaattttgtataataaatcaatatgtgttatttaaaattaatggaTGATGGTTCTAATGTTAACATACTCATCTTATGTACTTTGGAAGAAAGATTAGaagcattatttatatttaaaattcaggACTTTATGATACAGGCCAGTTTTACTAATTTCAGTTGCTCACCAAATCCTTTGTGTAAAATTTGgacacatattttaattaaatgttttaacattaaaacatttaaaataattaactgttCTAATTTAAAATTGTACTAATGTCCCAGTAGGCATAATGCTAGAGATGTCTCTCTTGATGAAATGTTAGGTATTTGTATTTGCAGAATAATAATCTGATAAAGACAAATAACTAGGATTATAAAACAGTTCTTATTATGCatagcatttcttttcttcttgattctTCTGAGCAGTATCCGGAGTTACTCGTGGCTTCCTATAACAACAATGAAGATGCCCCTCATGAGCCTGATGGTGTGGCCCTTGTATGGaatatgaaatacaaaaaaactaccCCAGAGTATGTGTTTCACTGCCAGGTATGGTGGTCTTTTAACAGTCTTCGCCTCAAGTTTAAGAATTCATTGATGAATTAAGACaagtgccttttttcttttcttgtcaacATAATGATTTCATTGGATTGGCATTTTACTAAACCACTCCATATTTGCAAACAGATGTTAACAGAAAACTGAAGACTTCTCAGTTCAACATGATCTGCCTTTTGTAGCTTTTCTGACATCTCTTATAATGTTTAATCACACCTAAAGTCCTTTGCAGTTGTGATTTTCTGTTATGGTGATTGACTGTATAAAAGGAAtcttttataaaatgtctttccTACAGGGAGTTTCCCAGGAACTTATTTGTGAATATACAATTAGATGGTTGGCCCACTGAATTACTTATACATGGCCTGAGGAATTGGAACTAGATGGTTTTAAGTAGAAACATATGGTTGAAGTAGAAAACAGATGCAGATTTTTAAAGCAGATTTAGTAGAAGGTTAGAATTTGCAAGCCTTTTCTGATtgcataatttaaaatcttttaatagTGTCTTAATCTTGAGTAAACACTTAACTTGAATTAAACTAGCGTGTACTCTACTGTTAGATTACTGTCAGAGTCTAATGCAGGGCTAGTTATCTTTTTAATACTGTAGTTAACTGAAataactttttgctttctttgataAATTAGTTAAACCTACTTAATAGTAAACAGCCATTGCATTGGACTTTTAAGcaaaaaatatcttaaagatatatttttatatttctgaaacagtgaaaacttttaattaatttacttagTTGTTTTTATAACCTCTAATACCatacaatgaagaaagaaatgtttcGGATAATAGATTGATTTTTAGAACTTGTCAGGCATTTTCCATTTGAATCTCAAGTATAAAAATCTTACTTATTTGCAGTCAGCTGTGATGTCTGCCACATTTGCAAAATTTCATCCAAATCTTGTTGTTGGTGGTACATATTCAGGCCAAATTGTGCTTTGGGATAACCGTAGCAATAAAAGAACTCCAGTGCAAAGAACTCCACTGTCAGCAGCTGCACACACAGTAAGTAAATAAGGTTATTTCCATTAGGCTTCTGTGCTCCTTCATCCTTAGCTATAATACTTAGTAGTGGCCATCAGAGTCATCTCAGAATGTGCTTCCTTTGGTGTATGAATTCCTCACCATTTAGCAACCAAGAAtgaaggctatttttttttttggagatttatTAGAAACTCATCTCTCTTCTGCGACAACATTTTGTTAATAGCAAACTTCACATTAAGAATACCCACAAGTTATGAGACTCGATAATAAACAGAATGCTTATAATTAgactaaaaattttgttttgctttttggtaCAATAATccctgaaaactttttttaatatcTCTAGCACCCTGTATATTGTGTAAATGTTGTTGGAACACAAAATGCTCACAATCTGATTAGCATCTCTACTGATGGAAAAATTTGTTCATGGAGTCTGGACATGCTTTCCCATCCACAGGTGGGTTAAACTTGGGAAACTGAAATTTTGAGGCAAATGTTATGTTTTAAGTGTATGTGTACCTCAACTTATGTTTCTCATAAACTGTTTTATAGTAGTGTTACAACAGCTTATAAGCTGAAACGTGTTTAATATAagtttgtttcatatatatatattttactttgaaaCCTGCTTCATTTAATTTAgatttatgtaaataataaaagaattgttTACAATCAAAGACTAGAAGTTTttctacagaaatttaaaattgcaAGTTTACAAACTAATTTTCTCAGGTTTTTCTATGTAGGATAGCATGGAGTTGGTTCATAAACAGTCAAAAGCAGTAGCTGTGACATCTATGTCCTTCCCTGTTGGAGATGTCAACAACTTTGTTGTTGGGAGTGAAGAAGGTTCTGTGTACACAGCATGCCGCCATGGCAGGTAAACCTAAACTGGAATttgcaataatttaaaattccTCCTTTAATCCCATTGAAACAAATTGTCTTATTTAAGTAGAAATCTGTCGTAGATCTACTTGTTATTTGTGACAGATTTTTTGTGTTCAggcacataaaattaaaacttaatacCTTTTTgtataaaagataattttggaTTCATGATGTGTTTAGATTTTGTGGgttgtggttttgtgtgtgtgcatgtactcACGTAAGTTAGTGATAGGCAGGAACATTCAGTAGTTACAAATACAATATGCACATGCCAATATTGACCTATAGACTTATAAATGAGATTTTCAGCTGTTTCCCCTTTTGATTTATTTGGACTTTAAGCATTAGTTCATTCTCCTGATAATTGTACAGTAATgtcacatacatattttaaactgaGTAATATTTCTCCTTCCGTTCTGTCTGTTTTGAAATTGTCTAGCTGTACCTTAttgcttccttaaaaaaaaattgagtgtcCAGATTTCATCTCAAATATAGATCACCTTCACTTCAaagcttttgttttaaaagtagCCCAGATTGTCTCTCTTAAATGTAGGGTATCTTTGTTTCTATTACACCACTTCAGATATTGGACTTTTGAGGTCTGTTGTCAACAGCATGATGTTTACAGTTCCAAAGGTACTTATTGCTTTAGTAGAGTTACCAAATGTGGATGGAATAACACTCAACAAAGTTAATTCTGATAAGTTATGAGCACAGAGTTAAGTCTGTCAAAATGAAGTCAAGGCCTGATATATAAACCtataataaaatgtgtatgtaATTGGTCTACTTATAGGAGACTTCTCTAACATTTTCACTTTTATGAAATTAGCAAAGCTGGAATCAGTGAGATGTTTGAGGGGCATCAAGGACCAATCACTGGCATCCATTGTCATGCAGCTGTTGGAGCAGTAGACTTCTCACATCTTTTTGTCACTTCATCGTTTGACTGGACAGTAAAGCTTTGGACAACTAAGGTATCTAAAATATAGATGTCTGCTATTTGCTCAGGTTTCTGACACAAGGTGGTGATCTAATACTACATAGGAATGATGAAAACCTTTTAAATCATAATTGTTTGCTAATAGATGAAGCCTGCTAGGAAGTTACACAGAGCATGAGTGAACTACTAGATgttgtaatttttataaaaatatgctaaCAAGTATGGTAACCCTACGCAGAATCAAGGACCAGTCTTCCCACCACTTCAGTCTTTTCGAGCATGTAACTGTTTACCCTGAACTGCACTGGGAAAAAAGCCCTGAGTATCTCGCATAGCACCTCATACAGTTGTCATTCAGCTCAGCACAAAAGCTATGCATTTGCTCTTTGGAGAGTTTTTAACAGGTTATTCATAACTACAGTGGCTCACAGAGTTGATGGGAaatagggaaaagagagagagaaactgatttACAATAAGTCCTGTATAATATGGCTATATGTAGTAAACTGGAATCCTTAGGAAAGCATTGTGTAAAAGCATGGatgcatatattttttgttattctaTGATAAGcagtttaaatcatttattttggttttaataaacttcagtattttaaaaacccattCATGTGATAAAATGATTCTTGATCCTCCAGCAATTCCAGATAAATGTGACATTGTCTTGACCTGTTGAAAGTCTCAAGACAAATCCAAGTAGGCAACATTACCTCCTGTGATAGACTTGTAATttcatttaatctcattttataattaaagtgCCTTAACTttgctgtctagtttttctgcGGTATTAACATTATTGCTGAGAAAATGCATACCCAGCATCTGAttctatttaaattaaattctaaggtgtttttttttctgtttctatctgCCTTATCCtaaatattgactttttaaataattcatcatGAGACAAAGTTTAGAGATCTTTGGTTCTTCAGTTTCTGTAAGAAAACCTAATGTAAGAGATGTTCTTCACTATTTTAGTGAACTCCTAGTTATTTATCAAGTGTTGGCCTTAGAAGTCTGGGATGAACTCATTATTCATTCTTGTCCTTTCTTGATGCCTCCTTTCTGTCTGATAATGAAACAGGTTAGAAAACTTTGCCTCTAAAAGCTTGCCTTTTAAAATTGAGCATTTTCAGGTTTGTCATTAGCAGATATAAAAATAGTGTTTACCTGAACTCTAATAAAGGAAACAGATGCTTAACACAGTGTCCAGCAAATAATAGGCACTTACCAATGTTTAGTTTCTCTTTTACCTCTTAATGGGGATCGGACAGAGCCTGAATACATTTAATAAgtcatctctttcctttcttggattgttcttgaatttttattcttctagTGAAATTTATACAGTGGGAAAAGGTAGAAGAAGATTCTCAAAGCTCACAAGCAAAGAAATGCGTAATCTAGCTAGCACAggctgagcatccctaatctgtaATGCTCCAGAATTCAAAACTCTTTGAGCGCAggcatgacactcaaaggaaacaTTCATTGGAGCatggatttttggattagagatGTATAACCATAAGTATAACACAAATACAGCAGGTCATCAAATAGTGTGTTTTGTCataaaattgacaagaaaaaacattggccgggctcagtggctcactcctgtaatcccagtgctttaggaggccgaggcagaaggattacttgagcccaggagttcaagaccagtttgggtaACACAAGGAGACCCCatgtttacaaaaaatttaaaaattagccatgcatggtggtgcgcacctgtggtcctagctacttgggaggctgaggtgggaggattgctcaactGGCATGTCTAAATTGTCCCAGTCTGAATGAGTGTGGGTGTGTCTGAGTGTGCCCTGCGATAGAATAGCATCCTGTCCATGGTGGGTTCTTGTCTTGTGCTCTGACCAGCTGTGACCTTGAACTGGGAAAAGCaagttggaaaatgaatgaatgaatacaaattgtcgtaaaataaaaatttgtaagatACATAGTAATCATACAAAGGCAAGACAGTTAAAGGATGCAGTATGAAACCGCTCAGTGAGCCTTCCGTCTTTGTCATTGTTTTAGAACTGCCTGGTGATAGGGTGTGCTCCTTACAATTTTCACTTTGcaaaacatttattccttgatttaacccACCACCTCTTCACCAAAAATTGGGTtaataattatcttgtttttatgATTCTTTCTCAAATGTGACCGGGCagggtggcttacgcctgtaatctcagcgctttgggagtccaaggcgggtggatcacctgaggtcaggagtttgagaccagcccagccaacatggtgaaaccccgtctcactgaaaatacaaaaatgagctgggcatggtagcgggcacctgtattcctagctactcgggaggctgaggcaggagaatcacttgaacccagcaggaggttgcagcaagccgagattgtgccattgcactacagcctgggtgacgagcaaaactccacctgAAAAAGTAATGATAATCTTTCTAAAttgtatgtatagctcacattttatttcagtgCTTAATATTTGAAGTGTTTAGGGTCATTATTTAGAAATTTGATGATGTTTTTATCACCAGATAAATGCCACAGGGATTTAACTCTTGTTTGTATCAATTAGCCTGTGGTAAAACtggttttgttttatgttgttttgcttaacgtcacagtttccaagaacctataaatgatgttaagtgaggacttactgtattctaaaatctgaaaaagtccaaaatctcaAATGCTTCTGGTTCCAAGTATTTCAGATAAACCTATAAAACCAAAGCAAGATGCAGAATTGGTGAGATGAAGCCAACTATTTCTCCAAAGGCTTCATACAGCCATGTAAGTTGCTAGATTTTTAGATGTGCTTTCATCTTAGTAATCCCATGTATAGTCACAGGAGACACATTTTTGTTAGATTGTTGGCCAACTTCCTTTTCGGTAATtgaaagtaatcttttttttaaaacttttattttacattcgaAGGTACAGGTAAAGGATGTGTGGGTTTGTTATGCAGATTATtgtatcacccaggtattaagcctactatccattagttatttttcctgagcctctccctcctcccacgcTCACCCTTCGATAGGCCCCAGTATGagttgttctcctctatgtgtctacatgtatgttcattgtttagctcccatttataagtgagaacatgtggtatttggttttctgttcctgcattggtttgctaaggataatggcctccagcttcatcagTGTCCCCACataggacatgatctcattccttcttatggcttcgtagtattctgtggtgtatatgtaccacattttctttatcccatctaCCATTAAttggcatttaggctgattccatgtctttgctagtgtctttataatagagtgattgatactcctttgggtatatacccagtaatgggattgcctgGTCAAAAGGTATGTCTGTCTctgggtctttgaggaatcaccacactgtcttccataatggttgatactcccaccaacagtgtaaaaacgttcctttttctccacaaccttgccagcatcttttttttttttttttttttttttttttttgctttttaataatagtcattctgactggtgtgagatggtatctcattgtggttttgatttgcatttctctaatgatcagtgatatatgtcttcttttgagaaatgtttgttcatgtcctttgccctctttctaatggggttgttttcttgtaaatttaagttccttatagatgccgGATATTAGATCTTCGTCAGATTCATAGATTGTagaatttttctccctttctgtaagttgtctgtttactcaatagttttttttgttttttaggggtttttttgtttttgttttttgctgtgtagaagctctttaattggatcccattcgtcaaattttgcttttgttgcaattgctttgggcctcttcatcatgaaatttttgcccatggctatgtactgaatggtattgtctaggttttcttctaagttttttgtagtttggggttttacatttaagtctttaatccatcttgagttaatttttgtataagatgtaaggaaggggtctagtttcagttttctacatatggctagccagttctcccagcaccattgtTAAACAGGGAATctattccccattgcttgtttttttgtcaggtttgtcaaagatgatgattgtaggtgtgcggtcttatttctgggttccctattctgttcccaGTCTGTGTGTGAAAGAATCTTTtatctatttctagtttgttttttACTCTCTCAGGGTGTCAGTTTGCCAGCATCCTTTGGCTTTAAATTTGAGGCTTCCATCCTTATATACGTTAATAATAGGATTTGAAAATAAAGAGTTCATCTTGACTAATCAAGGACAGAACTTATCTTGTGATAGCAGACTGATTGATACTTGCTTTTGTGGTACTACACAGCTAGTTGAGGGGCGgttgatatttttattcttgtattttAATGTGTTTCAACATAGAAGTGCCTTCTGAATAAGAATGACAAGTGGGCATATCTCTTTCTTTGCCAATTAGGCTAGGCATTGCTTCCTTCCTTGGGCCTTATATAGaagactcatttattcattcaattggGATACATGCCTCTCACCCTGCCCCCAACATCCCTCCAGTGTTACTGTACAAAGGATGGGCCACCATAGAACATGGTGTTTTTATAAATGCCTAAGGACCCTCTGAAACTTTATCAGAAGAATTACCCTTCATTCTAACTTTTCTGCACACAAGTAGTTCTACTCTGTGAAGGGTAGAGAAGAAACAGTCTGTTAAGTGAATACTTTTATATTTGGCCATACTGTGGCTCCAGTGTCAATTTACACTTCCTGGTTAATTGTGTTGCTGGTATTTATTTCTGCCCTGCTGAAAAACTGATAGAGCCTCTATGCTGTAATAATGACTGATGGGCAATGTTAATTAATAATGAATGGTAAAGAATAATAGGCAGTGTTTTTAAATAATCTCTCTTTAAACACCTTGTTCcaatttcattttaaacttttaaaccaGAGTCTTCACACTCATGAATTTAACAGACTTTAAATGTTTTGCTTCTCTTCCTCTACTTTTTAAGTGCTCTTTGACTCCAGGAATTGAGTCCTCATAAATTGGAAGACTGAATCGTGAGATATTGCTGTACTTTTGTGTCCTTAAGATCTGGCTCTGCCCTGATAGCAAAACaagatttcttccttttctctctttctatgaTAAAAATCCCTGGGAATCTCAATTTGGCACAGCCTCAAATTTAGTTTAAAGCAATCTACTTCTACAGCTAGCCACTAATCTTCGCCTAGCCAGAGATTTATAATTCAGTCACATAGTTCTGGTTCATTGACTTGTTTTCATTACTTTATTGAACTCAACTATTTTTAAGACAGGCTGAGCaccctaatctgaaaattcaaaGTCTGAAATGCTCCagaattcaaaactttttgaccACTAAtgtgacactcaaaggaaatgttcattgaagcatttcacatttcatatTAGGAACGCTCAACCATAAGTATAATGCAGGtattcaaaaatccaaaaatatttgaaatctgaaacacttctggttccaagcatttctgataagggatattcaacctgtatagAAGACAAACAGATTATTTTCCGTGTATGGAAGTTTAAACCAGTAAAGACAGGGcttctaatatatttaaaagactcTGTTGCCATCTCaaaataccaaattttaaatTCACAACCGAAGCACTTTGGCAGGTCTGAAAAATGGCTGGGAGAATAAGGAGTGAAAGCTTCTGCAGGGTAACAAGGATTCTAGAAGAGTTTGATTATGGGTAGACCTGGTAGATTCACTAAATGTTCTACCACATTTAACCATACTTGTTACAGATTACTGTTAAAACATAAGAATTATTTACTTGGGACAAGATGGATTTTGAGATGTGTGCACAAATTCTTATCAGAACCATATTTACCATAAAATGACGAAGTTAAGATTGTTAATGTGGTAATTTCTTGGAAGGGGGAGTTTTCACACTTTTGTAGTCCATACACATCTTGAAATTATTCACACTTTCTGATAAGTCTTAGAACCCCTCCTTATATTAATAGCTTACTTAGTTAACTCTCAGAGGGCACCAGCATTAAAACAGGGTTAAAAGTTCATACTAGTCCTTAGAATAACAACTATGCATATTTAGACAAGTTAAGATGAAAAAATGCTTTGAAGTTGGGTGTTCTTAGGGAAGGCTGCCTATTCATCTGGACCGAGGCCTGCGCAGCAGCATTTGCCTCAGTAACTTGCTACTGGCCAATGTCCAGCCTCTCCTTTGCATATTCAGAAACTCAGTTTAATCAGTATACTAGAGTTGATTAGACAGGGAGTGCTAACCGGAACTAACAGGCTCCTAAGACACTGGTACATTGGAGAAtgtcaatttattaatttacaatgAAAAACATAACTGCCAGAAGGCCCAGATACTCCTGTGAGCCTGACCAGCTCATTGTTTCCCTGTAGACAATCCACATGGGAAGCCAAATTATAATCAGAAGATTGCTTGGTGAGTAAGGAGTTGGAACaaaagaagttttataatttgaatgtttaatGGCACCAAGCTAAGATAGCCTGATTCATTCTAGCCTTGCCATGGGGTAGTAATTCTCAAAATCCATTGGTTGAGACTCCCTTTCTCCTGGACGATGCTTGAATGGGTActgtcttcattttccttgtaagactgtttctttgtatttctattttaatagacACATTTGGTCTCAAAAAGTTAATATATTCAGTCAAGTTATATAGAAAGATATTTCTGACCTTGGAATCCATTTCTTTGGAAgagaattcatttatttctcttctgatcCAAATTGATGACATATTTATTTCCCAGTTCTCTAGGAAGCATCTCACTATTATCTTCACGTGTTTAATGTAGGGACTATCTTTGTTATTAATCTAGAACTCCCCGCTTACCCCAGCTTTGAAAAATAATCTATATTCTTTTCCCaaagctgccataacaaattaccacaaactgggtggcttaaaatgacagaaatttattctttcacatttctggaggccagaagtccaaaatcaaggtgttgacaggcTAGTTACTTTTGGAGGTTCTGAAGGAGAATCTGTTTCTTGTCTCTCTCCCGGCTTCTGAtggttgccagcaatccttgCTGTTTCATTGACTTGCAGCTACCAtcattccagcctctgcctctgtcatcagaTGGCATTCTACCTGTTTGTGTccgaatttttctctttttttaaggatACCAATCATGCTAGATTTAGGACCtaccctaattcaatatgacctcatcttaacttgattacatctgcaaaggccctgtttccaaataaggtcacatttacagATACCAGGTAGACACGAATTTTGGGAAGACACTATTCAACTCAGCGTACAACCTTAAAGAGCTTAGGAAAAATATGGCTTGACTCGTGACcatactctgttgcccaggctggagcgcagtggggtgatctcggttcattgcaacctccacctcccaggttcaagcgattatcatgccccagcctcccaaacagctgggattataggcatgtgccaccatgcccaattaatttttgcatttttagtagagacagggtttcaccatgcttggccaggctggtctcaaactcctggcctcaagtgatctgcctgcctcgggctcccaaagtggtTGGGTTatagtgtgagccaccacacccagccttgtttttctttttattgtaatcTTTTACCCAGTTACAGTGCATCCTGTTTTTGTCTCTGGCTGCATATTCGTCCACTGagtagatgattttttttttttaacttttaggttcaggggtacgtttgcaggtttgttatataggtaaaatcatgtcacgggggtttgttgtacagattattccatcacccaggtgcTCAGCCTAGTAACCATTTCCTGATACATTTAGCAatcttttatattataaatacaagTAAGTTTTAATCTAGTTTGCATGtagcttttttcatattttgtatcatataaaaatggaatcatagagtagAAAATActcagccaggcgcagtagctaacgactgtaattccagcactttgggaggccgaggcaggcagatcatctgaggtcaggagttcgagaccagcttggccaacgtggtgaaaccccatctctactaaaaatacaaaaattagctgggcatggtggcacacacctgtaatcccagctactcgggaggctgaggcaggagaattgccagaacccgagaggtggaggttgcagtgagctgagatcgcaccattgcactccagcctgggagacaagaacgaaactccagctcaaaagaaaaaaaaaagaaaaaaagatactcatttgtgtctggcttcttttgctcaacattatgtttgtgagattgaTTCATATTTGTTAGTGTAGTTGTAGATTATTCATTCTCTCTGCTGTATACTATTCCATTATgtaaatataccataatttatccattctactgctGATGGTATTTGCATTAATTCCAGTTGAGGGCCATTACAAATAGTGTTGTGAGCATAATTGTAGATGTCTTTTGATGGCCATAAGCactcatttcttttgggtata
It contains:
- the DYNC1I2 gene encoding cytoplasmic dynein 1 intermediate chain 2 isoform 3 (isoform 3 is encoded by transcript variant 5), translating into MSDKSELKAELERKKQRLAQIREEKKRKEEERKKKETDQKKEAVAPVQEESDLEKKRREAEALLQSMGLTPESPIVPPPMSPSSKSVSTPSEAGSQDSGDGAVGSRRGPIKLGMAKITQVDFPPREIVTYTKETQTPVMAQPKEDEEEDDDVVAPKPPIEPEEEKTLKKDEENDSKAPPHELTEEEKQQILHSEEFLSFFDHSTRIVERALSEQINIFFDYSGRDLEDKEGEIQAGAKLSLNRQFFDERWSKHRVVSCLDWSSQYPELLVASYNNNEDAPHEPDGVALVWNMKYKKTTPEYVFHCQSAVMSATFAKFHPNLVVGGTYSGQIVLWDNRSNKRTPVQRTPLSAAAHTHPVYCVNVVGTQNAHNLISISTDGKICSWSLDMLSHPQDSMELVHKQSKAVAVTSMSFPVGDVNNFVVGSEEGSVYTACRHGSKAGISEMFEGHQGPITGIHCHAAVGAVDFSHLFVTSSFDWTVKLWTTKNNKPLYSFEDNADYVYDVMWSPTHPALFACVDGMGRLDLWNLNNDTEVPTASISVEGNPALNRVRWTHSGREIAVGDSEGQIVIYDVGEQIAVPRNDEWARFGRTLAEINANRADAEEEAATRIPA
- the DYNC1I2 gene encoding cytoplasmic dynein 1 intermediate chain 2 isoform 4 (isoform 4 is encoded by transcript variant 7), whose amino-acid sequence is MSDKSELKAELERKKQRLAQIREEKKRKEEERKKKETDQKKEAVAPVQEESDLEKKRREAEALLQSMGLTPESPIVPPPMSPSSKSVSTPSEAGSQDSGDGAVGSRRGPIKLGMAKITQVDFPPREIVTYTKETQTPVMAQPKEDEEEDDDVVAPKPPIEPEEEKTLKKDEENDSKAPPHELTEEEKQQILHSEEFLSFFDHSTRIVERALSEQINIFFDYSGRDLEDKEGEIQAGAKLSLNRQFFDERWSKHRVVSCLDWSSQYPELLVASYNNNEDAPHEPDGVALVWNMKYKKTTPEYVFHCQSAVMSATFAKFHPNLVVGGTYSGQIVLWDNRSNKRTPVQRTPLSAAAHTHPVYCVNVVGTQNAHNLISISTDGKICSWSLDMLSHPQDSMELVHKQSKAVAVTSMSFPVGDVNNFVVGSEEGSVYTACRHGSKAGISEMFEGHQGPITGIHCHAAVGAVDFSHLFVTSSFDWTVKLWTTKNNKPLYSFEDNADYVYDVMWSPTHPALFACVDGMGRLDLWNLNNDTEVPTASISVEGNPALNRVRWTHSGREIAVGDSEGQIVIYDVGEIAVPRNDEWARFGRTLAEINANRADAEEEAATRIPA